A portion of the Acidisoma sp. PAMC 29798 genome contains these proteins:
- a CDS encoding M16 family metallopeptidase — translation MSDAIRVETLPSGLTVVTEEMTRVETVSFGAYVNAGTRHESAEENGVSHFLEHMAFKGTETRSAAAIAEEIEAVGGHINAYTAREQTAYYVKLLKEDLALGADIIGDILTHSSFEPEELERERGVILQEIGQANDTPDDIIFDHFQEAAFPDQAMGRPTLGTEAVIRSMPRNALTNYMRAHYGTRNVVVAAAGNLKHEEVMRLAAQHFADLPTTVVGEPTQAEYHGGEFREARDLDQVHIVLGFPSVSYTDPDFYPSMMLSNLLGGGMSSRLFQEVREKRGLVYSIYSFTAPSTDSGLFGIYAGTGESEAAELMPVTLEELRRVQHDVTEVELHRARAQAKAGILMSLESTGSRCEQLARQIQIFGRIVSVPEMVAKIEAVRTEDVCRAAARLFRAKPTLAVLGPAGKVPGLTTIAEKLAA, via the coding sequence ATGAGCGACGCCATTCGAGTCGAGACCCTGCCCTCGGGCCTGACCGTGGTGACGGAGGAGATGACGCGCGTCGAAACCGTGTCCTTCGGCGCCTATGTCAACGCCGGCACGCGTCATGAAAGCGCTGAGGAAAACGGCGTTTCCCACTTCCTCGAACACATGGCCTTCAAGGGCACCGAAACCCGCAGCGCCGCCGCGATCGCCGAGGAAATCGAAGCCGTCGGCGGCCATATCAACGCCTATACCGCCCGCGAGCAGACCGCCTATTACGTCAAGCTGCTCAAGGAAGACCTTGCCCTCGGCGCTGATATCATCGGCGACATCCTGACCCATAGCAGCTTCGAGCCCGAAGAGCTGGAGCGGGAGCGCGGCGTGATCCTGCAGGAGATCGGTCAGGCGAACGACACGCCCGACGACATCATCTTCGATCATTTCCAGGAAGCGGCCTTCCCCGACCAGGCGATGGGCCGCCCGACGCTGGGCACCGAAGCCGTCATCCGCTCGATGCCGCGCAACGCGCTTACCAATTACATGCGCGCCCATTACGGCACGCGGAACGTGGTAGTGGCCGCCGCCGGCAACCTCAAGCATGAGGAGGTGATGCGCCTCGCCGCCCAGCATTTCGCCGATCTGCCGACCACCGTGGTCGGTGAGCCGACGCAGGCGGAGTATCATGGCGGCGAATTCCGCGAAGCGCGGGATCTCGACCAGGTCCATATCGTTCTTGGCTTTCCGTCGGTCTCCTATACCGACCCCGACTTCTATCCCTCGATGATGCTGTCCAACCTGCTCGGCGGTGGCATGTCCTCCCGCTTGTTCCAGGAAGTGCGTGAGAAGCGAGGCCTCGTCTATTCCATCTATTCCTTCACCGCGCCCTCCACCGATTCGGGCCTGTTCGGCATCTATGCTGGCACCGGCGAGAGCGAGGCGGCGGAGCTGATGCCCGTGACGCTGGAGGAGCTTCGCCGCGTGCAGCATGACGTGACGGAGGTCGAGCTGCATCGCGCCCGCGCCCAGGCCAAGGCCGGCATCCTCATGTCCCTCGAGAGCACCGGCAGCCGCTGCGAGCAGCTTGCGCGCCAAATCCAGATCTTCGGCCGCATCGTCTCGGTGCCGGAAATGGTCGCCAAGATCGAAGCCGTGCGGACGGAAGATGTCTGTCGCGCTGCCGCCCGCCTGTTCCGCGCGAAGCCGACCCTTGCGGTGCTGGGGCCGGCCGGCAAGGTTCCGGGCCTGACGACGATTGCCGAAAAGCTTGCGGCATGA
- the thrC gene encoding threonine synthase — translation MRYISTRGQAEPRDFNGVLLAGLAEDGGLFMPEVWPERSAAEWRSLRGLPYAELAARVMHPFMGSAIDLDTLRDLCGLAYAGFDHPATVPLVQLDDGLWVQELFHGPTLAFKDMALQLLGHLFQHVLEQRDETLTIVGATSGDTGSAAIEACRDRARIKIAILHPEGRTSEVQRRQMTTVTAANVFNIAVDGTFDDCQDMVKSLFADQRFRTEMRLSAVNSINWARIAAQIPYYVASALALGAPDREVAFAVPTGNFGNVLAAWAAKRMGLPISRLIIGSNHNDILTRFLAANDMTARGVDPSMSPSMDIQVSSNFERLLFELMGRDAVATAGLMRDFRATGRMPVPDAAWSKATELFQGLALSDAETSAAIRQIHDTTGYLTDPHTAIGIEAARAARLPHSTPIIAMATAHPAKFPDAVEQATGIRPSLPPRLAHLMSGTEHFTRAPNDLAAVETLLRAFVQRNDAWGTAA, via the coding sequence ATGCGTTATATCTCGACACGCGGCCAAGCTGAGCCGCGCGACTTCAATGGCGTGCTTCTGGCGGGTCTGGCGGAAGACGGCGGCCTATTCATGCCGGAAGTCTGGCCGGAACGCTCCGCCGCCGAATGGCGCTCCCTCCGGGGGCTGCCCTATGCGGAACTCGCGGCGCGGGTCATGCACCCCTTCATGGGCTCGGCGATCGACCTCGATACGCTGCGCGATTTGTGTGGCCTCGCCTATGCCGGCTTCGACCATCCCGCGACTGTGCCGCTGGTTCAGCTCGATGACGGGCTATGGGTGCAGGAGCTGTTTCACGGCCCCACCCTCGCTTTCAAGGACATGGCGCTCCAGCTTCTCGGCCATCTGTTCCAGCATGTGCTGGAACAGCGCGACGAGACTCTGACCATTGTCGGCGCGACCTCGGGCGATACCGGCTCAGCCGCCATCGAAGCCTGCCGGGACCGCGCCCGCATCAAGATCGCCATCCTCCATCCCGAAGGCCGCACCAGTGAGGTGCAGCGCCGGCAGATGACGACGGTCACCGCCGCCAATGTCTTCAACATCGCCGTGGACGGCACCTTCGACGATTGCCAGGACATGGTGAAGTCGCTGTTCGCTGATCAGCGCTTTCGGACCGAGATGCGGCTGTCCGCCGTGAATTCCATCAACTGGGCGCGGATCGCGGCCCAAATCCCTTATTACGTCGCCTCCGCCCTCGCTCTCGGCGCGCCGGACCGTGAGGTCGCCTTCGCCGTGCCCACCGGCAATTTCGGCAATGTCCTCGCCGCCTGGGCGGCCAAGCGCATGGGCCTGCCGATCTCGCGCCTGATCATCGGCTCCAACCATAACGACATTCTGACACGCTTCCTGGCCGCGAATGACATGACGGCGCGGGGTGTCGATCCCAGCATGTCGCCGAGCATGGACATCCAGGTCAGCTCCAATTTCGAGCGTCTGCTGTTCGAGTTGATGGGTCGCGATGCCGTCGCCACCGCCGGTCTGATGCGCGACTTCCGCGCCACCGGCCGCATGCCGGTGCCGGATGCCGCCTGGTCGAAGGCGACCGAATTGTTCCAGGGCCTCGCCCTGAGCGACGCGGAGACCTCCGCCGCCATCCGCCAGATCCATGACACAACCGGCTATCTCACCGATCCCCATACCGCCATCGGGATCGAGGCGGCCCGCGCCGCCCGCCTGCCGCATTCGACGCCGATCATCGCCATGGCGACGGCCCATCCGGCCAAGTTTCCGGATGCCGTGGAGCAGGCAACCGGAATCCGCCCTTCCCTCCCGCCGCGCCTCGCCCATTTGATGAGTGGCACCGAACACTTCACGCGCGCCCCGAACGACCTTGCTGCGGTCGAGACGCTGCTTCGTGCCTTTGTTCAACGCAATGACGCTTGGGGAACTGCCGCATGA
- a CDS encoding cytidine deaminase — protein MRLPNETIAPEHEIPVETLTPADHELIAAARAVISKHYRPFWHMVSAALRGRDGRIWTGIHLGATVGRLQICAEAVALGRAILDGDGTIETAVAIRHPKTGEEDQSLAIVSPCGACREMILDYDSDARIIVPGILAPLKMPIRALLPLPYRR, from the coding sequence TTGAGGCTGCCGAATGAGACGATCGCGCCCGAGCATGAGATTCCCGTCGAGACACTGACGCCCGCGGATCATGAGCTGATCGCCGCAGCGCGGGCGGTCATCTCCAAGCATTACCGGCCCTTCTGGCATATGGTCTCGGCCGCATTGCGCGGTCGGGACGGACGTATATGGACCGGCATCCACCTCGGCGCGACCGTCGGCCGCCTCCAAATTTGCGCGGAGGCGGTCGCTCTCGGGCGAGCGATCCTGGACGGCGACGGCACGATCGAAACGGCGGTCGCCATCCGTCATCCGAAGACCGGCGAGGAGGATCAAAGCCTCGCCATCGTTTCCCCCTGCGGGGCCTGCCGGGAGATGATCCTGGACTATGACTCCGATGCCCGTATCATCGTTCCAGGCATTCTCGCGCCGCTCAAGATGCCGATCCGCGCGCTGTTGCCGCTGCCGTATCGACGGTAA
- the recA gene encoding recombinase RecA — MEKTKALDAALLQIERAFGKGSIMRMGSRPGDEHIETIPSGSIGLDLALGIGGLPRGRIVEIYGPESSGKTTLALHAIAEAQKRGGTCAFIDAEHALDPIYARRLGVDVDNLLISQPDAGEQALEIADTLVRSGAIDVLVVDSVAALVPRAELEGEMGDTHVGLHARLMSQALRKLTGSVSKSKTTFIFLNQIRLKIGVMFGNPETTTGGNALKFYASIRLDIRRIGQIKEKDEVVGNQTRVKVVKNKLAPPFRQVEFDIMYGEGISKMGELIDLGVKAAVVEKSGSWFSYDSQRIGQGRNNARQFLLDHPDVAEALELKLRDHSGIVVNAMMSDPTGDEVEAAE, encoded by the coding sequence ATGGAAAAGACCAAGGCTCTCGACGCGGCTCTCCTGCAGATCGAACGGGCATTCGGCAAGGGCTCCATCATGCGCATGGGCTCCCGCCCCGGTGATGAGCACATCGAAACGATTCCCTCGGGTTCGATCGGCCTCGACCTCGCACTCGGCATCGGCGGCCTGCCCCGCGGCCGGATCGTAGAAATCTACGGCCCGGAAAGCTCGGGCAAGACCACACTCGCCCTCCACGCCATTGCCGAGGCCCAGAAGCGCGGCGGCACCTGCGCCTTCATCGATGCCGAGCACGCGCTCGACCCGATCTATGCCCGCCGCCTGGGCGTCGATGTCGACAACCTGCTGATCAGCCAGCCGGACGCGGGTGAGCAGGCGCTGGAAATCGCCGATACCCTGGTGCGATCGGGCGCGATCGACGTGCTGGTGGTCGATAGCGTCGCGGCCCTGGTGCCCCGCGCCGAATTGGAAGGCGAAATGGGCGATACCCATGTCGGCCTTCATGCGCGGCTGATGAGCCAGGCGCTGCGAAAGCTCACCGGTTCGGTCTCGAAGTCCAAGACGACCTTCATCTTCCTGAACCAGATTCGCCTCAAGATCGGCGTCATGTTCGGCAATCCGGAAACCACCACGGGCGGCAATGCCCTGAAGTTCTACGCCTCCATCCGCCTCGACATCCGTCGCATCGGCCAGATCAAGGAGAAGGACGAGGTCGTCGGCAACCAGACCCGCGTGAAGGTGGTCAAGAACAAGCTGGCCCCGCCCTTCCGTCAGGTCGAGTTCGACATCATGTATGGTGAGGGTATCAGCAAGATGGGCGAGTTGATCGATCTCGGCGTGAAAGCCGCCGTGGTCGAGAAATCGGGCTCCTGGTTCAGCTACGACAGCCAGCGCATCGGCCAAGGCCGCAACAACGCCCGGCAGTTTTTGCTGGATCACCCTGATGTCGCGGAGGCTTTGGAATTGAAGCTGCGCGATCACTCGGGCATCGTGGTGAATGCCATGATGTCCGATCCGACGGGAGATGAGGTTGAGGCTGCCGAATGA
- the pncA gene encoding bifunctional nicotinamidase/pyrazinamidase, translating to MSNRALLVVDMQNDFMPGGALAVAGGHDIVATINKLATQFSNVVLTQDWHTPGHASFASSHPGKDVYETFDAFYGPQVLWPDHCVMGTEGAAFHPDLDIPHAGLVLRKGYHPAVDSYSAFLEADRTTRTGLDGWLASRGITEVVVCGVATDFCVGWTACDARHFGLTVSMVDDASRGIDLDGSLARAHRNMDIAGVDIVTIGQLLVV from the coding sequence ATGAGCAATCGCGCCCTTCTCGTCGTCGATATGCAGAACGACTTCATGCCCGGTGGCGCACTGGCTGTTGCCGGCGGCCACGACATCGTGGCGACCATCAATAAGCTCGCGACGCAGTTCTCGAACGTCGTGCTGACGCAGGATTGGCATACGCCGGGCCATGCGTCCTTCGCGTCCAGCCATCCCGGAAAAGATGTCTATGAGACCTTCGACGCCTTTTACGGCCCGCAGGTTCTATGGCCGGATCATTGCGTCATGGGCACCGAGGGCGCTGCGTTTCACCCTGATCTCGATATTCCGCATGCCGGCCTGGTCCTGCGCAAAGGCTATCACCCGGCTGTCGATAGCTACTCCGCCTTCCTCGAAGCCGATCGGACGACCCGAACGGGCCTTGACGGTTGGCTGGCGAGCCGGGGCATTACCGAGGTCGTGGTCTGCGGCGTCGCGACCGACTTCTGCGTCGGCTGGACCGCCTGCGATGCCCGACACTTCGGCCTGACGGTGTCCATGGTCGATGACGCCAGCCGAGGCATCGATCTCGATGGATCGCTCGCCAGGGCGCATCGAAATATGGACATCGCTGGTGTCGATATCGTAACGATAGGGCAATTGCTGGTCGTTTAA
- a CDS encoding GNAT family N-acetyltransferase: MTAHILDHPIWNALTTRQSGFAEADGLARRYRPEISLFAAIADRTPDSFASLRRLIPDGGTVALFTIAPVTPPDDFEVTLATTLEQMLGTELVEADESALSPLGVADAPEMLDLAELTKPGPYYLRTHELGAFLGVRVGGQLVAMAGERMRLNGFTEVTAVCTHPDHCGKGYGSLLLGAVARRVRARGETPFLHVFSHNTQAIALYLRSGFTHRQTMQLTVLAKRSVPTSV, translated from the coding sequence ATGACCGCTCACATCCTGGACCATCCGATCTGGAACGCCTTGACAACGCGACAGAGCGGCTTCGCCGAGGCGGATGGCCTCGCCCGGCGTTATCGGCCCGAAATCTCGCTGTTTGCGGCAATCGCCGATCGCACGCCGGACAGCTTCGCTTCGCTCCGTCGGCTCATCCCCGATGGCGGTACGGTTGCCTTGTTCACGATCGCGCCGGTGACGCCGCCGGATGATTTTGAGGTGACGCTCGCGACCACGCTGGAGCAGATGCTCGGAACGGAGCTCGTGGAGGCCGACGAGTCGGCGCTAAGTCCGCTCGGCGTCGCCGATGCGCCGGAGATGCTGGACCTCGCCGAGCTGACGAAGCCTGGACCCTATTATCTCCGCACGCATGAGCTGGGTGCTTTTCTCGGTGTGCGGGTCGGTGGCCAGCTCGTCGCTATGGCCGGCGAACGCATGAGGCTAAATGGCTTCACGGAGGTGACGGCCGTCTGCACCCATCCCGATCATTGCGGGAAGGGCTATGGCAGCTTGCTTCTCGGCGCGGTGGCGCGGCGTGTGCGGGCGCGCGGCGAGACGCCGTTCCTGCACGTCTTCTCGCACAACACCCAGGCGATCGCGCTCTATCTCCGCTCGGGCTTCACTCATCGTCAGACGATGCAGCTCACGGTGTTGGCGAAGCGCTCTGTTCCAACATCGGTTTGA
- a CDS encoding gluconokinase: protein MPLTALIFMGVSGCGKSTIAAAVAKDLGWPMIEGDDLHPPANIEKMSHGTPLDDDDRRPWLQAIAARIAEWRDEGVRGVVTCSSLKHTYRDILRNRHKDVHFIYLKGSYELLLSRMQHRERHFMPPSLLQSQFATLEAPGPEEAITVEIGRPVDEIVAEVLAKLKPMLEQSASPTP, encoded by the coding sequence ATGCCACTTACCGCGCTGATCTTCATGGGCGTCTCTGGCTGCGGCAAATCGACCATTGCGGCGGCAGTGGCCAAGGATCTCGGCTGGCCGATGATCGAAGGGGACGATCTTCATCCCCCCGCCAATATCGAGAAGATGTCGCATGGTACGCCGCTTGACGATGATGACCGGCGTCCCTGGCTTCAAGCGATCGCGGCGCGCATTGCCGAATGGCGCGACGAAGGTGTGAGAGGCGTCGTCACCTGTTCCTCGCTCAAGCACACCTATCGCGACATCCTGCGCAATCGCCACAAGGACGTGCACTTCATCTATTTGAAGGGCAGTTACGAGCTTCTGCTGTCCCGCATGCAGCATCGCGAGCGGCATTTCATGCCGCCGTCCCTGCTTCAGAGTCAGTTCGCGACGCTAGAAGCGCCCGGACCGGAAGAGGCCATCACGGTCGAGATCGGTCGCCCCGTCGATGAGATCGTGGCCGAAGTGCTAGCAAAACTCAAACCGATGTTGGAACAGAGCGCTTCGCCAACACCGTGA
- the ychF gene encoding redox-regulated ATPase YchF, whose amino-acid sequence MGFNCGIVGLPNVGKSTLFNALTATAAAQAANYPFCTIEPNVGRVAVPDKRLQALAAIGKSAKILPTSLEFVDIAGLVRGASKGEGLGNQFLANIRETDAIIHVLRCFEDSDITHVEGNIDPVRDAEVVETELMLTDLESLEKRLIGLQKRARGGDKESVTLLALVEPIIAALTEGKAARTAIPEADRRIAERLQLLTAKPVLYVCNVEEASAAEGNAFSAKVAEMAERQGAAHVVVSAAIEAEVSQLPDADRGDYLEGLGLTDSGLDRVISAGYGLLGLITYFTVGPKETRAWTILKGTKGPGAAGAIHGDFERGFIAVETTAYEDYIAYKGEAGARDAGKLRIEGKEYVVKDGDVLLFRFNV is encoded by the coding sequence ATGGGGTTCAACTGCGGCATCGTCGGGCTGCCGAATGTCGGCAAATCGACTCTCTTCAACGCCTTGACGGCGACCGCCGCCGCCCAGGCCGCGAACTATCCCTTCTGCACCATCGAGCCCAATGTCGGCCGTGTCGCGGTGCCGGATAAGCGGCTTCAGGCGCTGGCCGCCATCGGCAAATCCGCCAAGATCCTGCCGACGAGCCTGGAGTTTGTGGACATCGCCGGTCTGGTGCGCGGCGCCTCCAAGGGGGAAGGCCTCGGCAACCAATTCCTCGCCAATATTCGCGAGACCGACGCCATCATCCACGTCCTGCGGTGTTTCGAGGACAGCGACATCACCCATGTCGAAGGCAATATCGATCCTGTGCGGGATGCCGAGGTAGTCGAGACCGAGCTGATGCTCACCGATCTCGAAAGCCTGGAGAAGCGCCTCATCGGCTTGCAGAAGCGTGCGCGTGGCGGCGACAAGGAGAGCGTGACCTTGCTCGCCTTGGTCGAGCCGATCATCGCGGCGCTGACCGAGGGTAAAGCCGCCCGCACCGCCATCCCCGAAGCCGACCGCCGCATTGCCGAGCGTCTACAACTGCTGACGGCCAAGCCCGTCCTCTATGTCTGCAACGTCGAGGAAGCCTCGGCCGCCGAGGGCAATGCCTTCTCCGCCAAGGTCGCGGAGATGGCCGAACGCCAGGGCGCCGCCCATGTCGTGGTCTCGGCAGCCATCGAAGCTGAGGTCAGCCAATTGCCGGATGCCGATCGCGGCGACTATCTCGAAGGTCTGGGCCTGACGGATAGCGGCCTCGACCGCGTGATTAGTGCCGGCTATGGGCTTTTGGGCCTGATCACCTACTTCACCGTGGGCCCTAAGGAAACGCGGGCCTGGACCATTCTCAAGGGCACCAAGGGACCGGGCGCGGCTGGCGCCATCCATGGCGATTTCGAACGCGGCTTCATTGCGGTGGAGACCACGGCCTACGAGGATTACATCGCTTACAAGGGTGAAGCCGGCGCGCGCGACGCGGGCAAGCTGCGGATTGAAGGCAAGGAATACGTGGTGAAGGACGGTGACGTGCTGCTCTTCCGCTTCAACGTTTAG
- the pth gene encoding aminoacyl-tRNA hydrolase, with amino-acid sequence MQLWVGLGNPEPGMARQRHNIGFMALDTIASRHGFGPWRPRFKGLVAEGRIGTTRILALKPMTYMNASGQSVQAAAAFFKLTPDVMTVFHDELDLIPGKLRIKQGGGAAGHNGLRSIDQCLGTPDYRRVRLGIGHPGHKDRVLGYVLGDFPAADRSWLIPFLGAVADRAPQLADNRPEDFMTSVAEDMRKVG; translated from the coding sequence ATGCAGCTCTGGGTCGGGCTCGGCAATCCAGAGCCGGGCATGGCCCGGCAGCGCCACAATATTGGCTTCATGGCGCTGGATACGATTGCGAGCCGCCACGGCTTCGGGCCGTGGCGGCCGCGTTTCAAGGGTCTTGTGGCCGAGGGGCGCATCGGCACAACACGCATTCTTGCCCTCAAGCCGATGACCTATATGAACGCCTCCGGCCAGTCGGTGCAGGCGGCGGCGGCGTTCTTTAAGCTCACGCCCGATGTGATGACGGTGTTTCACGACGAACTCGACCTCATTCCCGGCAAGCTGCGCATCAAGCAGGGTGGCGGGGCGGCCGGGCATAACGGGCTGCGCAGCATCGACCAGTGCCTCGGCACGCCGGACTATCGGCGTGTGCGGCTGGGCATCGGGCATCCTGGCCATAAGGATCGCGTTCTGGGCTATGTGCTGGGGGATTTTCCGGCCGCCGACCGGAGCTGGCTGATCCCCTTCCTGGGCGCGGTCGCCGACCGTGCGCCACAGCTTGCCGACAACCGGCCAGAGGATTTCATGACAAGTGTCGCCGAAGACATGCGGAAGGTAGGCTGA
- a CDS encoding Dyp-type peroxidase has protein sequence MPDTQQPAIDLSQENTPIDESLQKYAQLMNNLQGNILTSHGRHFAMHIFFKFKPDLAAAKAAIVALRTSGYIHSAAEQAAQTARFVADGDTIQEVFGTILFSAHGLAALGLTVPPGGSIAPGPAVNLTFAQPMRAAAAELGDKLNLWDPEYLEDIDGVLIVAYGNQPTDNTQPILDELFAQAKKAREILEKGAVVAKVETGHAHVIDNEPREHFGFVDGISQPLFRVKDIAGAGPTDLFDPAAGLINLLIADPCAPGGSTDAFASFFVFRKLEQNVKGWRAAVETTAKDLDADPGLAGAMAVGRFQNGDPVVEADAPTGPFPQPSPPNNFTYAEDVAGLKCPYHGHIRKANPRGDTDRNFGKGDGKLTPGERDRRIARRGITYGDRAPGLTDAPETGVGLLFMCYQANIADQFAFMQKNWVNNDGFGRGDPLPGQDAVIGQGSHTQAQVWADPWGGPNTKTLPDFGQFVTNKGGEFFLAVSIPTILALA, from the coding sequence ATGCCAGATACACAGCAGCCCGCGATTGATCTTTCTCAAGAAAACACCCCGATCGACGAGAGCTTACAAAAATACGCTCAACTCATGAACAATTTGCAAGGTAATATCCTCACCTCGCATGGCCGCCATTTCGCCATGCACATTTTTTTCAAGTTCAAGCCGGATCTTGCGGCCGCCAAGGCTGCCATCGTCGCGCTGCGAACCTCGGGTTACATCCATTCGGCTGCGGAGCAAGCTGCCCAGACTGCCCGCTTCGTCGCTGACGGCGACACAATACAGGAAGTCTTCGGCACGATACTGTTCAGCGCCCACGGTTTGGCGGCGCTAGGGCTCACCGTGCCGCCGGGCGGCAGCATCGCACCAGGACCTGCCGTCAACCTGACCTTTGCACAACCGATGCGTGCTGCGGCGGCTGAGTTAGGCGACAAACTGAACCTGTGGGACCCTGAATATCTTGAGGACATCGACGGTGTGCTCATCGTCGCCTACGGCAATCAGCCGACCGACAACACGCAACCGATCCTCGACGAACTCTTCGCTCAGGCGAAGAAGGCACGCGAGATCCTGGAGAAGGGGGCTGTGGTTGCGAAGGTCGAGACCGGCCATGCCCATGTCATCGACAACGAGCCGCGCGAGCATTTCGGCTTCGTGGACGGGATCAGCCAGCCGCTCTTCCGTGTCAAGGATATCGCTGGCGCTGGCCCGACTGACCTCTTCGATCCTGCGGCCGGGCTGATCAACCTTTTGATCGCCGATCCCTGCGCGCCGGGCGGTTCCACGGATGCCTTCGCGAGCTTCTTCGTGTTCCGAAAGTTGGAGCAGAACGTCAAAGGGTGGCGTGCGGCGGTAGAAACAACCGCGAAAGACCTGGATGCGGATCCCGGCCTTGCCGGCGCCATGGCAGTGGGGCGTTTTCAGAACGGCGATCCGGTGGTGGAGGCGGATGCGCCGACGGGTCCCTTTCCGCAGCCGAGCCCGCCGAACAACTTCACTTATGCCGAGGACGTGGCCGGGCTTAAATGCCCGTATCACGGCCATATCCGGAAGGCGAACCCCCGTGGCGACACAGACCGCAACTTCGGTAAAGGGGACGGTAAGCTGACGCCCGGTGAGCGCGACCGCCGCATTGCGCGCCGGGGCATCACCTACGGCGATCGTGCGCCGGGCCTGACCGATGCCCCGGAGACGGGGGTCGGACTGCTCTTTATGTGTTATCAGGCGAATATCGCCGACCAGTTCGCCTTCATGCAGAAGAACTGGGTCAATAATGACGGTTTCGGGCGCGGCGATCCGCTGCCTGGACAGGATGCCGTCATCGGCCAGGGCAGCCACACCCAGGCACAGGTCTGGGCCGATCCCTGGGGCGGGCCAAACACCAAGACGCTGCCGGATTTCGGCCAGTTCGTTACGAACAAAGGCGGCGAGTTCTTCCTCGCCGTCAGCATCCCCACGATCCTGGCCCTGGCTTAA
- a CDS encoding glycosyltransferase family 4 protein codes for MTLHASLVHLVFLAGLAMLSAAAVRAMIGVGVMDHPSGRKAHDAPTPKMGGVGIVLAYLLGIAILYHYAGFARIADPYFRGMILSAFAIALVALLDDLYDYPFIVKLGAQIVAALTAVGGGLFVTFYRIPYVGGVDVGPFAIPFTLCWIMFATNGMNFIDGMNGLAAGVTLITCVFLSLFAMHAGAWFTYLAAALLAAGVVGFLPFNYPRARIFMGDVGSQFCGFVLAMLAVASSRFEGADLSFVLVPMMLTGALYDVGFTLVRRLLRGENITRAHRGHLFQVAQRAGMDPRLITLIYWGFTLFGAAAAWCFLAAPSLYKPVIVLVPLVPPMIWTLYVIHRARLTDVGRWSQ; via the coding sequence ATGACGCTCCACGCCTCCCTCGTTCATCTCGTTTTCCTGGCTGGCCTCGCGATGCTTTCGGCGGCGGCGGTGCGGGCGATGATCGGCGTGGGCGTGATGGATCACCCCTCCGGCCGCAAGGCGCATGATGCGCCCACGCCCAAGATGGGCGGGGTCGGTATCGTGCTCGCCTATCTTCTCGGGATCGCGATCCTCTATCACTATGCCGGCTTCGCCCGCATCGCCGATCCCTATTTCCGGGGCATGATCCTCTCGGCCTTCGCCATCGCCTTGGTTGCGCTGCTGGACGATCTTTACGATTACCCCTTCATCGTGAAGCTCGGCGCCCAGATCGTGGCGGCGCTGACCGCCGTGGGCGGCGGTCTTTTCGTCACCTTCTATCGCATTCCCTATGTCGGCGGCGTCGATGTCGGTCCTTTCGCGATCCCCTTCACCCTGTGTTGGATCATGTTCGCGACCAATGGCATGAACTTCATCGATGGCATGAACGGCCTCGCGGCCGGGGTCACGCTGATTACCTGCGTCTTTCTCAGCCTGTTTGCGATGCATGCGGGCGCCTGGTTCACCTATCTCGCGGCGGCCTTGTTGGCGGCGGGCGTGGTCGGTTTCCTGCCATTCAACTATCCCCGCGCGCGCATCTTCATGGGCGATGTCGGCAGCCAGTTCTGCGGCTTCGTGCTGGCCATGCTGGCGGTCGCCTCCTCCCGCTTCGAGGGCGCCGACCTGTCCTTCGTGCTGGTGCCGATGATGCTGACCGGCGCCCTGTATGACGTCGGTTTCACTCTGGTCCGGCGGCTGCTGCGCGGGGAGAACATCACCCGCGCCCATCGCGGCCACCTGTTCCAGGTCGCCCAGCGCGCCGGCATGGACCCGCGCCTGATCACGCTCATCTACTGGGGCTTCACCCTGTTCGGCGCTGCTGCCGCTTGGTGTTTCCTGGCCGCCCCGTCCCTCTACAAGCCGGTGATCGTGCTCGTGCCGCTGGTGCCGCCGATGATCTGGACCCTTTATGTCATCCACCGCGCCAGGCTGACGGATGTCGGCCGCTGGTCGCAGTGA